The Flavobacteriales bacterium genome contains a region encoding:
- a CDS encoding PspC domain-containing protein encodes MIERIRSFFEKNGFEVSSRLGQRIGVRADLVRLFFIYTSFATFGSPVILYLTLAFMMRTKDYLLQRKVSVFDL; translated from the coding sequence ATGATCGAGAGAATACGTTCCTTTTTTGAAAAAAACGGCTTTGAAGTGTCGAGCCGTCTGGGGCAGCGTATAGGTGTTCGAGCAGATTTAGTTCGCTTGTTTTTTATCTACACTTCTTTTGCCACATTCGGCTCTCCTGTTATTTTGTATCTAACACTTGCCTTTATGATGCGCACAAAAGATTATCTTTTGCAGCGTAAAGTATCTGTGTTCGATCTATAA
- a CDS encoding DUF2851 family protein, translated as MEELFLHFIWKYRRYNQRELLTTQGQQLEVIDPGQDHTAAGPDFRMAHIKLGNLEWVGPIEIHVNSSDWFAHGHQNDTNYDPVLLHVVWKDDRPVTNNNGERIPTLELCGRVHRKVFDRWKELRADMYWIPCEPFLGDFDELFWKAHWERMMVTRLEERSQEWKLRLLNNQHHWEETFYQVLCRSFGLKENSEPFEQVALRTPLRIIRREAHEYRSILALLIGQSGWCSKGSVRKDYVDLFAHYHVLRLKHHLEPIDARLWKFGGIRPPNHPNKRMEQLARLLYSYPDLVHRLLKMNDPNEWISLCNRAIGKGFGLAKSRVVLLNAIVPLLFYYGRWRGDQSFIEKALNWAQSLSAENNRIVQSFVARGIPVESALDGQAAQHQFVHYCRPKKCLICQVGKRVLNR; from the coding sequence TTGGAAGAGCTTTTTCTTCATTTCATTTGGAAGTACAGAAGGTATAATCAACGGGAGCTACTGACCACTCAAGGCCAGCAGCTCGAGGTGATCGACCCCGGCCAAGACCATACTGCGGCAGGTCCTGATTTCCGCATGGCCCACATAAAGCTGGGAAACCTGGAATGGGTTGGGCCAATAGAGATTCACGTAAATAGTAGTGATTGGTTCGCCCATGGACATCAGAATGATACCAATTACGATCCCGTTTTACTACATGTTGTTTGGAAAGACGACCGACCCGTAACGAACAATAATGGAGAGCGTATACCTACCCTAGAGCTTTGCGGTCGCGTGCATCGAAAGGTCTTCGATCGCTGGAAAGAACTTAGGGCCGATATGTACTGGATCCCTTGCGAACCATTCCTCGGAGACTTTGACGAGCTGTTTTGGAAGGCGCACTGGGAGAGAATGATGGTCACGCGTTTGGAAGAGCGAAGCCAAGAATGGAAATTAAGACTGCTCAACAATCAGCATCATTGGGAGGAGACCTTTTACCAAGTTCTTTGTCGTTCTTTCGGATTAAAGGAGAATTCAGAGCCTTTTGAGCAGGTGGCACTTAGAACTCCACTTCGAATAATTCGGCGCGAGGCGCACGAGTACAGATCGATTTTGGCCCTGTTGATCGGTCAATCTGGATGGTGCTCAAAGGGAAGTGTCAGAAAAGACTATGTGGACCTCTTTGCTCACTACCATGTACTTCGACTCAAGCATCACTTGGAGCCTATCGACGCGAGATTATGGAAATTCGGTGGAATTCGTCCGCCCAATCACCCGAATAAGAGAATGGAACAACTCGCCCGACTCCTTTACTCATATCCGGACCTGGTTCATCGTTTATTGAAAATGAATGACCCTAACGAGTGGATTAGCTTGTGTAACAGAGCCATAGGGAAAGGCTTTGGGCTAGCAAAGTCGAGAGTGGTTCTGCTTAATGCAATTGTTCCTTTATTGTTTTACTACGGCAGGTGGCGGGGCGACCAGAGCTTCATTGAAAAAGCATTGAATTGGGCTCAGTCTCTAAGTGCCGAGAACAATCGCATAGTACAATCGTTTGTTGCTCGTGGAATTCCTGTTGAATCCGCTTTGGATGGGCAAGCGGCGCAGCATCAGTTCGTGCATTATTGCCGGCCAAAAAAATGCTTAATTTGCCAAGTAGGAAAACGAGTGCTAAATCGTTGA